Proteins encoded together in one Cicer arietinum cultivar CDC Frontier isolate Library 1 chromosome 4, Cicar.CDCFrontier_v2.0, whole genome shotgun sequence window:
- the LOC101502741 gene encoding cytochrome c oxidase subunit 5C-2 translates to MAGPRIAHATLKGPSVVKEIIIGITLGIAAGSVWKMHHWNEQRKTRTFYDLLEKGEISVIAEEE, encoded by the coding sequence ATGGCTGGTCCTAGGATTGCCCATGCTACCTTGAAGGGTCCAAGCGTTGTAAAGGAGATAATAATTGGAATAACACTCGGTATAGCTGCTGGTAGTGTCTGGAAGATGCATCACTGGAATGAACAGAGAAAAACCAGGACCTTTTACGATTTACTGGAAAAGGGTGAGATTAGTGTTATCGCAGAGGAAGAGTAA
- the LOC101503053 gene encoding calvin cycle protein CP12-2, chloroplastic-like produces the protein MAATMAGVTLSSPRVLFKGPESLQKSHAIRFGPVFMLSQRRTGSVSSGRILTIRPVRAAPDSISEKVEESIKNAEEACSGDATSGECVAAWDEVEELSAAASHARDKKKESDPLDEYCKDNPESDECRTYDN, from the coding sequence ATGGCAGCTACAATGGCTGGTGTTACTCTTTCAAGCCCTAGAGTACTTTTCAAAGGACCAGAGTCACTTCAAAAGTCTCACGCCATCAGGTTCGGACCGGTTTTCATGCTAAGCCAAAGGAGAACCGGTTCGGTCAGTTCGGGCAGGATACTAACCATCCGACCCGTACGGGCAGCACCGGATAGCATATCTGAGAAAGTGGAAGAGAGCATAAAGAACGCGGAGGAGGCTTGTTCTGGAGACGCCACTAGCGGCGAGTGCGTTGCCGCGTGGGATGAGGTGGAGGAACTGAGCGCGGCGGCGAGCCACGCGAGGGACAAGAAGAAGGAATCGGACCCACTTGATGAATACTGCAAAGACAACCCGGAGAGTGATGAATGTCGCACTTATGATAATTGA
- the LOC101503386 gene encoding bZIP transcription factor has protein sequence MASIQRPVSSGSSDGGDLLIDERKRKRMLSNRESARRSRMRKQKQIEDLTEESGRLRSDNDRLSRSIKATEEAYVEMEAANSVIRAQTMELTERLRFLNSVIEFAEDVGGSIPVIPDPLLNPWHIYHPIHPLMASPDMFLH, from the coding sequence ATGGCTTCGATTCAACGTCCGGTTAGTTCAGGATCATCCGACGGCGGAGATCTGCTAATTGACGAGAGGAAAAGAAAGAGGATGCTATCGAACCGCGAATCTGCGAGACGATCTCGAATGAGGAAGCAGAAACAGATCGAAGATCTGACCGAAGAATCCGGTAGGTTGCGAAGCGATAACGACCGCCTTTCCCGGAGCATAAAGGCGACGGAGGAGGCTTACGTGGAGATGGAAGCTGCGAACAGCGTTATTAGGGCGCAAACAATGGAATTGACGGAACGATTGCGGTTTCTCAATTCTGTTATTGAATTCGCTGAAGATGTTGGTGGATCAATTCCTGTGATTCCAGATCCTCTTCTTAATCCTTGGCATATATATCATCCAATTCATCCTCTTATGGCATCACCTGATATGTTTCTGCATTGA